The following are encoded in a window of Sutcliffiella horikoshii genomic DNA:
- the hepT gene encoding heptaprenyl diphosphate synthase component II: protein MKLKMMYSFLNNDLQIIENELEATIQTERALLQEASLHLLQAGGKRIRPVFVLLAAKLGAYDIHKVKNVAVALELMHMASLVHDDVIDDAELRRGKSTIKAKWDNRIAMYTGDYIFARSLEMMTKVEDIEAHRILSNTLVELCKGEIEQIRDKYNYDQNLRTYLRRIKRKTAILIAVSCQLGAITSGVPASVHQSLYWFGYYVGMSFQITDDILDFTSTEEQLGKPAGSDLLQGNITLPVLYAMESPALNEKIRTIHEHSNSAEIKEIIELIKRSDAIDRSFALSDRYLERAFKELEKLPNGLAKRTFNNVAKYIGKRKY, encoded by the coding sequence ATGAAATTAAAGATGATGTATTCCTTTTTAAATAATGATTTACAAATAATTGAAAATGAATTAGAAGCTACCATCCAAACAGAGCGAGCTTTGTTACAAGAGGCGTCGTTACATTTGCTGCAGGCCGGGGGAAAGAGAATTCGACCGGTCTTTGTCCTATTGGCCGCAAAATTAGGAGCTTACGACATCCATAAGGTCAAAAATGTAGCCGTCGCCCTAGAACTCATGCATATGGCATCCCTTGTTCACGACGATGTTATTGATGACGCGGAGTTAAGGCGAGGCAAGTCCACCATAAAAGCAAAGTGGGATAACCGTATCGCGATGTACACGGGCGACTATATATTTGCAAGATCCCTTGAAATGATGACAAAAGTGGAGGACATTGAGGCTCACCGCATCCTTTCCAATACGCTTGTCGAACTCTGTAAAGGGGAGATTGAACAGATCCGGGATAAATATAACTATGATCAGAACTTGCGGACATACTTGCGAAGAATCAAAAGGAAGACCGCAATCCTTATTGCCGTCAGCTGTCAACTAGGTGCCATCACATCCGGAGTCCCAGCATCAGTTCATCAGAGCCTTTATTGGTTTGGTTACTATGTTGGAATGTCCTTCCAAATTACAGATGATATATTAGATTTTACATCCACAGAAGAACAACTCGGGAAACCTGCCGGAAGTGACCTTCTACAGGGGAATATTACGTTGCCTGTTCTATATGCCATGGAATCGCCTGCATTAAACGAAAAAATTCGTACTATTCACGAACACAGTAATTCGGCGGAAATAAAGGAAATCATTGAGTTGATCAAAAGATCGGATGCCATTGACCGTTCCTTTGCACTTAGTGACCGGTATTTGGAGAGGGCTTTCAAGGAGCTTGAGAAACTCCCAAACGGACTTGCCAAACGCACCTTCAACAATGTGGCAAAGTATATTGGAAAACGTAAATATTAA
- a CDS encoding CheR family methyltransferase: MNSMRDDYNQFIEQIKRKTGIDLALYKEGQMKRRLTSLYEKKGLKNFNEYYRLLDQNREELFEFLDRMTINVSEFYRNYKRWEILEKKILPDMIKENKSPKVWSAACSTGEEPYTLSMVLSNFLTLKDVKIKATDIDSNVIARAKLATYQERSLQEVPVGVRNKYFTKQDSFYKVKDEIKNTVIYKRLNLLSDPFETGHDLIVCRNVLIYFTEEAKEQLYHKFSNALKKGGILFVGSTEQIFQPAKYGFEVVDTFFYRKV, encoded by the coding sequence ATGAATAGCATGAGGGACGATTACAATCAGTTTATTGAACAAATAAAAAGGAAAACAGGCATTGACCTGGCATTGTATAAAGAAGGGCAGATGAAAAGAAGGCTGACTTCACTCTACGAAAAAAAGGGCCTGAAGAATTTTAATGAATATTACAGACTTCTTGATCAAAATCGGGAAGAACTTTTCGAATTTCTTGATCGAATGACCATAAATGTTTCTGAGTTTTATCGTAATTACAAACGTTGGGAGATTTTAGAGAAAAAGATTCTTCCTGACATGATTAAAGAAAACAAAAGTCCGAAGGTTTGGAGCGCTGCATGTTCGACAGGAGAGGAGCCGTATACACTCTCCATGGTCCTAAGCAATTTCCTGACATTAAAAGATGTGAAAATAAAAGCTACCGATATTGACTCAAACGTCATTGCAAGGGCAAAGCTCGCAACATACCAGGAACGATCGCTGCAAGAAGTCCCTGTTGGAGTAAGAAATAAGTATTTCACCAAGCAAGATAGTTTTTATAAGGTTAAAGATGAAATAAAGAATACGGTGATTTATAAAAGACTAAATCTACTATCGGACCCGTTTGAAACTGGCCACGATTTGATTGTCTGCCGCAACGTCCTTATTTATTTTACCGAGGAAGCAAAAGAGCAGCTTTACCACAAATTCAGTAATGCTTTAAAAAAGGGCGGCATTCTGTTTGTAGGAAGTACCGAACAAATCTTCCAGCCAGCAAAGTACGGTTTTGAAGTAGTCGACACATTTTTTTACAGGAAGGTATAA
- the mtrB gene encoding trp RNA-binding attenuation protein MtrB encodes MSQSNTNDFIVIKAKEDGVSVIGLTRGTDTRFHHSEKLDRGEVMIAQFTEHTSAIKIRGKALIQSSHGEMETD; translated from the coding sequence ATGAGTCAATCTAACACGAACGACTTTATTGTGATCAAAGCGAAGGAAGACGGGGTTAGTGTCATTGGACTTACACGAGGAACAGACACTCGTTTCCACCATTCCGAAAAGCTTGACAGAGGAGAAGTGATGATTGCCCAGTTCACAGAGCATACCTCCGCAATCAAGATAAGAGGAAAAGCGCTCATCCAATCTTCTCATGGAGAAATGGAAACAGACTGA
- the spoIVA gene encoding stage IV sporulation protein A codes for MEKVDIFKDIAERTGGDIYLGVVGAVRTGKSTFIKRFMELVVLPNIGNESDKARAQDELPQSAAGKTIMTTEPKFVPNQAVKVKVDEGLDVNIRLVDCVGYTVPGAKGYEDENGPRMINTPWYEEPIPFHEAAEIGTRKVIQEHSTIGVVIATDGSIGEIPRRDYIEAEERVVEELKEVGKPFIMVINTVQPHHPETEALKRELCEKYDIPVIAMSVESMRESDVYNVLREALFEFPVLEVNVNLPSWVMVLKDNHWLRESYQEAVKDTVKDIKRLRDVDRVVGQFSEYEFIDRAGLAGIEMGQGIAEIDLYAPDDLYDHILKEVVGVEIRGKDHLLQLMQDFAYAKAEYDQVSDALKMVKQTGYGIASPALTDMSLEEPEIIRQGSRFGVRLKAVAPSIHMIKVDVESEFAPIIGTEKQSEELVRYLMQDFEDDPLSIWNSDIFGRSLSSIVREGIHAKISLMPENARYKLKETLERIINEGSGGLIAIIL; via the coding sequence TTGGAAAAAGTAGATATTTTCAAAGATATCGCTGAACGTACGGGCGGCGATATATATTTAGGGGTCGTAGGAGCTGTTCGTACAGGGAAATCAACATTCATCAAAAGGTTCATGGAGTTAGTGGTTCTGCCGAATATAGGAAACGAGTCAGATAAAGCTCGTGCTCAAGATGAGCTGCCTCAAAGTGCAGCCGGTAAAACGATTATGACAACAGAGCCTAAATTTGTTCCTAACCAGGCAGTAAAGGTTAAAGTAGATGAGGGCCTTGATGTAAATATCCGTCTTGTAGACTGTGTGGGCTATACTGTGCCTGGTGCAAAAGGGTATGAAGATGAAAATGGTCCAAGAATGATCAATACCCCTTGGTATGAAGAGCCGATCCCGTTCCACGAGGCAGCGGAGATTGGTACTAGAAAAGTAATTCAAGAGCATTCCACCATTGGCGTTGTAATTGCAACAGACGGCTCCATAGGAGAAATTCCCCGCAGAGATTATATAGAAGCAGAGGAAAGGGTTGTAGAGGAATTAAAAGAAGTTGGTAAACCATTCATCATGGTAATCAACACCGTACAGCCACATCATCCGGAAACAGAGGCGTTAAAGCGAGAGCTATGTGAAAAATATGATATTCCGGTCATTGCTATGAGTGTGGAAAGCATGAGGGAATCCGATGTCTACAATGTGTTAAGAGAAGCGCTATTTGAGTTCCCGGTACTTGAAGTGAATGTAAACCTTCCGAGCTGGGTGATGGTCCTTAAGGATAACCACTGGTTACGTGAAAGCTACCAAGAGGCTGTAAAAGACACGGTGAAGGATATTAAACGTCTTCGTGACGTGGACCGTGTGGTGGGCCAATTCAGTGAGTATGAATTCATCGACAGGGCCGGCCTTGCTGGAATAGAAATGGGTCAGGGAATCGCGGAAATTGACCTATATGCTCCAGACGATCTATACGATCACATTCTTAAAGAAGTAGTGGGAGTGGAGATTCGAGGGAAAGATCACTTGCTGCAATTAATGCAAGACTTTGCATATGCAAAAGCAGAGTATGATCAAGTTTCAGATGCACTGAAAATGGTGAAACAGACAGGTTACGGTATTGCCTCTCCTGCTCTTACAGATATGAGTCTTGAAGAACCAGAGATTATCCGCCAAGGATCTCGCTTTGGGGTTAGATTAAAAGCGGTGGCGCCATCTATTCACATGATTAAAGTGGATGTGGAAAGTGAATTTGCCCCGATTATCGGAACTGAAAAGCAGAGCGAAGAACTTGTCCGCTACCTGATGCAAGACTTTGAGGATGATCCACTATCTATCTGGAATTCCGATATCTTCGGACGCTCCCTGAGCTCCATTGTTAGAGAAGGAATTCATGCGAAAATATCGTTAATGCCTGAAAACGCTAGATACAAACTAAAAGAAACACTAGAGCGAATCATCAACGAAGGCTCCGGCGGCCTAATCGCGATAATTCTATAA
- a CDS encoding heptaprenyl diphosphate synthase component 1 produces MSHIHISIIKEKLHNLITHPYLIKHIEYPAIDEDKLLLLYSILESIDISDEKKEQYILSTMLVQIALDTHDLVTNAKAGQLQDGDEKSRQLTVLAGDFYSGLYYRLLADVNDISMIKTLAHSIKQINEHKIAYYHKELEGIEPLMDSLGKIESSLIQSVSGFFSNSVLKELSGNFLLLKRLIQERKLFCHERSTFLFETLRRIAFTKGEKDVASKEQETYMLYLIDRYIDHIKQKIEQLTHSIPAMNKQLETRIQELFYEIPFSSKKYAEEG; encoded by the coding sequence GTGAGTCATATACATATATCCATAATAAAAGAGAAACTACATAATCTGATTACACATCCATATTTAATTAAACATATTGAATACCCTGCCATTGATGAGGATAAATTATTGCTGCTTTATTCTATCTTGGAATCCATTGATATATCTGATGAAAAAAAAGAACAATACATATTATCAACCATGCTTGTCCAGATAGCCCTTGATACCCATGATTTGGTGACAAATGCAAAAGCAGGTCAGCTACAAGACGGCGATGAAAAAAGCCGTCAATTAACTGTTTTAGCAGGGGATTTTTATAGTGGCCTATATTACAGGCTCCTGGCAGATGTTAATGATATTTCCATGATCAAAACACTCGCACATTCCATAAAGCAAATAAATGAACATAAAATCGCCTATTATCATAAAGAGCTTGAAGGAATTGAACCATTAATGGACAGCCTGGGAAAAATCGAGTCTTCTCTTATTCAATCCGTTTCTGGCTTTTTCTCCAACTCGGTTCTGAAAGAATTAAGCGGCAACTTCCTTTTATTAAAGCGCTTAATTCAAGAACGCAAACTTTTCTGTCACGAAAGATCAACGTTCCTGTTTGAAACATTGCGAAGGATCGCCTTCACAAAAGGGGAAAAGGATGTCGCATCCAAAGAACAGGAAACCTACATGTTATACCTTATTGATCGGTATATTGATCATATTAAACAAAAAATAGAACAGTTGACGCATTCCATCCCAGCTATGAACAAACAATTAGAAACAAGAATACAAGAACTTTTTTATGAAATCCCATTTTCATCGAAAAAGTATGCGGAAGAAGGGTAA
- the aroH gene encoding chorismate mutase → MIRGVRGATTILENSEKEIICKTEELLTNMIEANNIVAEDVAQVLISVTADITACFPAKALRNLEGWDYVPVMCTKEIAVPNSLPSCIRIMMTVNTEVAQKNIQHIYLHDAVSLRPDLAKTLSVDN, encoded by the coding sequence GTGATTCGTGGTGTAAGAGGCGCAACAACCATACTGGAGAATTCTGAAAAAGAAATCATCTGTAAAACAGAAGAATTATTAACAAACATGATTGAAGCGAACAACATTGTGGCCGAAGATGTCGCGCAAGTTCTTATTTCTGTAACAGCAGATATCACGGCATGTTTCCCGGCCAAAGCGCTCCGAAATCTTGAAGGCTGGGATTATGTCCCTGTCATGTGTACGAAAGAGATTGCTGTACCGAACTCACTGCCTTCCTGTATTAGAATTATGATGACTGTCAACACAGAAGTCGCGCAAAAGAACATTCAGCATATTTACTTGCATGATGCGGTAAGCTTACGACCGGACCTTGCAAAAACTTTATCGGTTGACAATTAG
- a CDS encoding demethylmenaquinone methyltransferase, which translates to MQHPSKEERVHNVFEKIYKNYDKMNSVISFQRHVAWRKDTMKRMNVAEGAKALDVCCGTADWTISMAEAVGASGKVVGLDFSENMLSIGKEKVKNLGKSNIELIHGNAMALPFEDNSFDYVTIGFGLRNVPDYFQVLKEMYRVVKPGGKVVCLETSQPTMPGFRQVYFLYFQYVMPMLGKVFAKSYNEYAWLHESAKDFPGMKELKVMYEKVGFQPVEVKAYTGGVAAMHLGVKPRK; encoded by the coding sequence ATGCAACATCCATCTAAAGAAGAGCGTGTTCATAATGTTTTTGAAAAAATATATAAAAACTATGACAAAATGAATTCCGTCATCAGCTTCCAACGTCATGTAGCGTGGCGAAAGGATACGATGAAAAGAATGAATGTGGCAGAGGGCGCCAAAGCATTGGACGTATGCTGCGGAACAGCGGACTGGACGATATCCATGGCAGAAGCAGTCGGCGCAAGTGGGAAAGTGGTTGGCCTGGACTTTAGTGAAAACATGCTTTCTATTGGCAAAGAAAAAGTGAAAAACCTTGGAAAGAGCAATATTGAATTGATCCATGGAAATGCGATGGCACTCCCGTTTGAAGATAATTCTTTTGATTATGTCACGATAGGTTTCGGTTTGCGAAATGTTCCTGACTATTTTCAAGTGCTGAAGGAGATGTACAGGGTGGTCAAACCTGGAGGGAAGGTTGTTTGTCTAGAAACATCACAACCTACTATGCCAGGCTTCCGTCAAGTCTATTTTCTTTATTTTCAATACGTAATGCCGATGCTTGGAAAGGTTTTCGCTAAAAGCTATAATGAATACGCCTGGTTACATGAATCGGCTAAGGACTTTCCGGGAATGAAAGAGCTAAAAGTAATGTATGAAAAAGTAGGTTTCCAACCAGTTGAGGTTAAGGCATATACAGGTGGAGTCGCTGCCATGCATTTAGGAGTTAAACCTAGAAAATAG
- the hbs gene encoding non-specific DNA-binding protein Hbs translates to MNKTDLINAVAEASELSKKDATKAVDAVFDTILDALKNGDKVQLIGFGNFEVRERAARKGRNPQTGEEIEIAASKVPAFKPGKALKDAVK, encoded by the coding sequence ATGAACAAGACAGATTTAATCAATGCAGTTGCTGAAGCTAGTGAACTTTCTAAGAAAGATGCTACTAAAGCAGTTGATGCTGTTTTCGATACAATTCTTGACGCACTTAAAAACGGTGACAAAGTACAATTAATCGGTTTTGGTAACTTTGAAGTACGTGAGCGTGCTGCGCGTAAAGGTCGTAACCCACAAACTGGGGAAGAGATTGAAATCGCTGCAAGCAAAGTACCAGCTTTCAAACCTGGTAAAGCACTTAAGGATGCTGTGAAATAA
- the aroB gene encoding 3-dehydroquinate synthase, translating to MPQNFNSKQVVVQTDSKEYPVFLGKGVIEQLPRLLGSFEKKPSKVLIVTDDLVADLYLSEIVLSLTQRFTVHSYVLPNGEEAKSFENYYAIQTFALENGLDRHSAIIALGGGVVGDIAGFVASTFMRGIKFIQVPTTLLAHDSAVGGKVAINHPLGKNMIGSFYQPEAVIYDVDFLKSLPDSEMRSGFAEVVKHSLIWDEAFYHWIKENIKSLADLTEERLLVCLENGIKIKAEVVSNDEKETGLRAILNFGHTLGHALEAAYGYGKITHGDGVALGMLFATRLSEKLNANLNLTADLIESWNRYGFPTKIRSSVSPEELLGWMKKDKKTQNSHIHMVLIQSVGNVELRTVSDELILETLQEFY from the coding sequence ATGCCGCAAAATTTTAACAGCAAACAGGTTGTCGTTCAGACTGATTCAAAGGAGTATCCTGTATTTTTAGGAAAAGGAGTAATAGAACAACTGCCACGGTTACTTGGATCTTTTGAAAAGAAACCAAGTAAGGTGCTTATTGTGACAGATGATCTAGTTGCTGACCTGTACCTTTCTGAAATAGTCTTAAGTTTAACGCAACGCTTTACCGTCCATTCTTATGTACTTCCTAATGGGGAAGAAGCCAAGTCATTTGAGAATTATTATGCCATTCAGACATTTGCGCTTGAAAATGGATTGGACCGCCATTCTGCCATCATCGCTCTTGGTGGGGGTGTGGTCGGTGACATTGCGGGGTTTGTTGCCTCGACCTTTATGAGGGGAATCAAATTCATTCAAGTTCCTACCACACTCCTTGCCCATGACAGTGCAGTCGGAGGGAAGGTTGCCATCAATCATCCGCTCGGGAAGAATATGATTGGCTCCTTTTATCAGCCCGAAGCGGTTATATATGACGTGGATTTTTTAAAGAGCCTGCCTGATAGTGAAATGCGCTCAGGCTTTGCCGAAGTGGTGAAGCATTCCCTTATCTGGGACGAAGCATTCTATCATTGGATAAAAGAAAACATTAAAAGTCTGGCCGACCTAACAGAAGAGCGGCTGCTTGTATGCTTGGAAAACGGAATTAAAATCAAAGCGGAAGTCGTATCCAATGATGAAAAAGAGACAGGCTTGCGGGCGATCTTGAATTTTGGTCATACATTAGGTCATGCTCTTGAAGCTGCTTATGGATATGGAAAAATAACGCATGGAGACGGGGTAGCGCTTGGGATGCTTTTTGCGACAAGATTAAGTGAAAAGCTGAATGCCAACCTTAATCTAACCGCTGACTTGATAGAATCGTGGAACCGTTACGGTTTTCCAACAAAGATTAGATCATCTGTATCCCCAGAAGAACTGTTAGGTTGGATGAAAAAAGACAAAAAAACACAGAACAGTCATATACATATGGTATTGATACAGTCAGTAGGAAATGTAGAATTGCGTACCGTATCAGATGAACTCATACTAGAAACGTTACAAGAATTTTATTAA
- the aroC gene encoding chorismate synthase, whose translation MRYLTAGESHGPQLTTILEGVPAGLPLTVEDINDDLARRQKGHGRGRRMQIEKDTVDILSGVRHGQTLGSPITLAVTNDDWKHWTKIMGIEPLSQEDQEEVKRKVTKPRPGHADLNGAIKYGHRDMRNVLERSSARETTVRVAAGAVARKFLAELGIKVAGHVTEIGGVKAEPQSISNLDDLKAQTEASPVRCYDKKVEQQMMDAIDTAKENGDSIGGIVEVIVEGVPAGVGSYVHYDRKLDAKVAASIMSINAFKGVEFGVGFQAASLPGSKVHDEIAWSEERGYYRLSNNLGGFEGGMTTGMPIVVRGVMKPIPTLYKPLQSVDIDTKEPFQASIERSDSCAVPAASVVAEAVVAWEIAQAIVEQFGQDRMDLIKENVQRMREHAAKF comes from the coding sequence ATGAGATATTTGACTGCTGGCGAGTCTCATGGACCGCAATTGACAACCATATTGGAAGGTGTCCCAGCTGGGCTGCCACTGACTGTCGAGGACATTAATGATGATCTGGCAAGAAGACAGAAGGGGCATGGCCGTGGCCGAAGAATGCAAATAGAAAAGGATACCGTAGATATTCTAAGTGGAGTTCGTCATGGTCAAACGTTAGGTTCTCCCATAACTTTGGCAGTAACAAATGATGATTGGAAGCATTGGACAAAAATTATGGGGATAGAGCCCCTTTCCCAAGAAGATCAAGAAGAGGTGAAGCGCAAGGTAACAAAACCCCGACCTGGACACGCTGATTTAAACGGTGCGATTAAATACGGTCACCGTGATATGAGAAATGTCCTAGAGCGTTCTTCCGCAAGGGAAACGACAGTAAGGGTAGCAGCAGGTGCTGTTGCAAGAAAATTCCTCGCTGAACTAGGTATAAAGGTTGCAGGACATGTAACGGAAATCGGTGGCGTGAAAGCGGAGCCACAGTCTATTTCAAATCTTGATGACTTAAAAGCGCAAACTGAAGCTTCTCCAGTTCGTTGCTACGATAAAAAAGTAGAGCAACAGATGATGGATGCGATTGACACAGCCAAAGAGAACGGAGATTCTATTGGCGGTATCGTCGAGGTCATTGTCGAGGGCGTACCTGCTGGGGTAGGAAGTTACGTGCATTATGATCGAAAGTTAGATGCAAAGGTTGCAGCATCCATTATGAGCATCAATGCTTTCAAAGGTGTGGAGTTTGGCGTTGGGTTCCAAGCAGCCAGCCTTCCTGGCAGTAAGGTTCATGATGAGATTGCCTGGAGCGAGGAACGCGGCTATTACCGTCTATCCAATAACCTTGGAGGTTTTGAAGGCGGCATGACGACCGGGATGCCGATTGTGGTAAGAGGTGTCATGAAACCAATTCCTACTCTATACAAGCCGCTTCAAAGCGTTGATATTGATACAAAAGAGCCCTTCCAGGCTAGCATTGAACGGTCCGACAGTTGTGCGGTACCAGCGGCAAGCGTGGTGGCGGAAGCAGTGGTCGCATGGGAAATCGCTCAAGCGATCGTAGAACAGTTCGGACAGGACAGAATGGACCTTATTAAGGAAAATGTTCAAAGGATGCGAGAACATGCCGCAAAATTTTAA
- the folE gene encoding GTP cyclohydrolase I FolE: MTEVNKAQIEEAVRMILEAIGEDPNREGLLDTPKRVAKMYTEVFAGLNEDPKEHFKTVFGEAHEELVLVKDISFFSMCEHHLVPFFGKAHVAYIPKGGKVTGLSKLARAVEAVAKRPQLQERITSTIAESIVESLDPHGVMVVVEAEHMCMTMRGVKKPGAMTITSAVRGVLENDPAARAEVLSLIKG; encoded by the coding sequence ATGACAGAAGTTAATAAGGCTCAAATAGAAGAAGCAGTAAGAATGATTTTAGAAGCAATTGGGGAAGATCCTAATCGCGAAGGGCTACTAGATACACCAAAACGTGTGGCAAAGATGTACACGGAAGTGTTTGCAGGTCTCAATGAAGACCCTAAAGAGCATTTTAAGACAGTGTTCGGGGAAGCGCATGAAGAATTGGTACTTGTTAAAGACATCTCGTTCTTCTCCATGTGTGAACATCACTTAGTTCCTTTCTTCGGAAAAGCCCATGTGGCATACATACCTAAAGGCGGAAAAGTGACTGGCCTCAGTAAACTTGCCCGTGCAGTGGAGGCGGTTGCAAAAAGACCGCAACTCCAAGAAAGAATTACTTCTACCATAGCAGAATCTATTGTAGAATCCCTTGATCCACATGGGGTAATGGTTGTAGTGGAAGCAGAGCACATGTGCATGACGATGCGTGGTGTTAAAAAACCAGGAGCAATGACAATCACATCTGCTGTCCGTGGGGTGCTGGAAAATGATCCTGCAGCAAGAGCGGAAGTTTTATCTTTAATTAAAGGATAA
- the ndk gene encoding nucleoside-diphosphate kinase encodes MEKTFLMVKPDGVQRNLIGEIVSRFEKKGFQLVGAKLMQIPTELAEEHYGEHKERPFFGELVEFITSGPVFAMVWQGENVIATARHMMGATNPKDAAPGTIRGEYGVIVGKNIIHGSDSSESAEREIGLFFNGEGLVEYKRDVNNWIY; translated from the coding sequence ATGGAAAAAACATTTTTAATGGTAAAGCCTGATGGCGTACAACGTAACCTTATCGGTGAAATCGTTTCTCGTTTTGAAAAAAAAGGTTTCCAACTTGTTGGTGCAAAATTAATGCAAATTCCAACTGAATTGGCAGAAGAGCACTACGGTGAACATAAAGAACGTCCTTTCTTTGGAGAGCTAGTAGAATTCATCACTTCTGGTCCGGTATTCGCAATGGTTTGGCAAGGTGAAAATGTAATCGCTACCGCGCGTCACATGATGGGTGCTACAAACCCTAAAGATGCAGCTCCTGGAACTATCCGCGGAGAGTATGGCGTAATCGTAGGCAAGAATATCATTCACGGTTCTGATTCTTCCGAGAGTGCTGAGCGCGAAATCGGTCTTTTCTTCAATGGCGAAGGTCTTGTTGAGTACAAAAGAGACGTAAATAACTGGATCTACTAA
- the trpE gene encoding anthranilate synthase component I — MQQFAEFLHASKHYKTIPIMESFFEDTLTPVSIFQALRKEAVYLLESKEPKSDWARYSFIGLNPFLKITAEDTTISLREEKTNHILFQSNELNEVIQQANKLLQVKLLEKKVGFTGGAVGYLSYDFIPTIEKVPMHPSYGGEHTANLLYCEDIVVCDHKENELHFIHYIRLDGEENEKELQDRFNQAKQSILEKVSLIRKRQESDPLVEADNEKAELPVQSNYTKERFIEHVEKIKKYIQTGDIFQCVLSQRFELEADMEGFDVYRVLRRQNPSPYLFYLKYDEMELIGSSPERLIQIQDKKLEIHPIAGTRKRGKTEEADQQLAKDLMQDEKEQAEHYMLVDLARNDLGRVAKYGSVHTPVIKELVYFSRVMHLISIVKAELAPSYTPVEALLAAFPAGTVSGAPKVRAMQILQELEPTVRNTYAGAICYIGFDGNIDSCITIRTIQKRGNSFYVQAGAGVVADSVPELEYKETVNKASALIETIQQANKYFAKKTGGSCSYV, encoded by the coding sequence ATGCAACAGTTTGCAGAATTCCTACATGCAAGCAAACATTATAAAACCATTCCCATTATGGAAAGTTTTTTTGAAGACACGTTAACACCCGTTTCTATCTTTCAGGCTTTACGAAAAGAAGCGGTCTATCTATTAGAAAGTAAAGAGCCCAAATCAGACTGGGCAAGGTATTCTTTTATTGGATTGAATCCATTTTTGAAGATAACAGCTGAGGATACCACCATTTCTTTACGGGAAGAAAAGACCAACCACATCCTCTTTCAATCAAATGAATTGAATGAAGTCATCCAACAAGCTAACAAACTACTGCAAGTAAAGCTCCTGGAAAAAAAGGTAGGATTTACAGGGGGAGCAGTTGGCTATCTAAGTTATGATTTTATCCCGACAATCGAAAAAGTGCCAATGCACCCATCTTACGGAGGAGAACACACAGCAAATCTATTGTATTGCGAGGATATAGTCGTATGTGATCATAAGGAAAATGAATTACATTTTATTCATTATATTCGTTTAGATGGAGAGGAAAATGAAAAAGAACTACAGGATAGATTTAATCAGGCAAAACAATCAATTCTTGAAAAAGTGTCTCTAATAAGAAAACGACAAGAAAGCGACCCTCTTGTGGAAGCAGATAATGAAAAGGCGGAGCTTCCTGTTCAGTCTAATTACACAAAAGAGAGATTCATTGAACATGTAGAAAAGATTAAAAAATATATCCAAACAGGTGACATCTTTCAATGTGTCCTTTCCCAGCGTTTTGAGTTGGAAGCTGACATGGAAGGATTTGATGTTTACCGAGTGCTAAGAAGGCAAAATCCCTCTCCTTACTTGTTTTATCTTAAATATGACGAAATGGAACTGATAGGAAGTTCTCCCGAGAGGTTAATACAAATTCAGGATAAGAAGTTAGAGATTCATCCGATTGCCGGTACGAGAAAAAGAGGAAAAACGGAAGAGGCAGACCAGCAGCTTGCAAAAGACCTAATGCAAGATGAAAAAGAACAGGCCGAACATTATATGCTTGTCGATCTTGCGCGAAACGATTTAGGAAGGGTCGCCAAATATGGATCCGTCCATACGCCGGTCATAAAAGAGCTTGTTTATTTTTCAAGGGTGATGCACCTTATTTCGATTGTGAAGGCAGAACTTGCTCCAAGCTACACACCTGTAGAAGCATTACTTGCAGCTTTTCCTGCTGGAACAGTTTCCGGCGCACCAAAGGTAAGGGCGATGCAGATCCTGCAAGAGCTTGAGCCGACAGTAAGAAACACATACGCAGGAGCTATTTGTTATATCGGTTTTGACGGAAACATTGATTCTTGCATTACCATCCGGACCATTCAAAAACGCGGCAACAGCTTTTATGTGCAGGCAGGTGCTGGTGTCGTGGCAGATTCTGTTCCAGAACTGGAATATAAAGAAACGGTAAATAAAGCCTCAGCATTAATTGAAACAATCCAACAAGCAAATAAATATTTTGCAAAAAAGACGGGAGGGTCTTGCAGCTATGTTTAA